Proteins from a genomic interval of Streptomyces sp. Tu6071:
- a CDS encoding GH92 family glycosyl hydrolase has translation MTHRRSPARTTAGGLLALTAATALGLTALAPAATAATPQAAKTAHTALVRNPADYVDPLIGSSNAGNTYPGAVRPFGMLAFSPQTTRGNQVSNPAPGGYQYDATSIRGFSLTHLNGVGCSGANGDVPLMPYPGEVTTSPTADTNDSVYASAFSHDDEKASAGRYEVKLANGASAALTATERTGSGRFGFPADKAASFLVRGSNAESGSADARVHIDAAKKTVTGSIDAGNFCGPQSANNRKALYTLHYTIHFDTPFAKTGTWQDKTLRPDTTDASGGTGYSSSGNPVAGKGSGAYVTFPKGTTEVGAKVAISYVSDAGAEANLRAENPSRKSFESVARDAGRAWDKALGAIQVGGGTNARYRTFYTALYHSMLEPTLTSDTDGRYTGADDKTHRLSHGQKAQYGTFSGWDQYRAQVQLMSLLNPKAGSDYAQSLYQYASQRGGEWDRWLLQQGKTSVMSGDPAAPALAGIHAFGGTDFDVKGALKSLVRAATVPTANDSDSSGCNVECVGQRPGLDQYLKLGYVPADDCHCWGGAAETLEDTAADYGLSELARATGDRGNQKKFLDRSGNWTNVFDPAATPEGGYIRNRNADGTWAGVFTPGTGNGFVEGTSARYTWMVYSDVARLARAMGGNDKATARLDAFFRDKDGKFDFSAKDATRYDPTNEPDINTPYLYNYLGAPTKTQETVRAEIDQLWTDTPGGIPGNDDAGTMSSWYVFSALGMYPQNPSRADLVLTAPLFPRAVVRTGHGKRITVNAPAADDSHTYIHGLRVNGRTSTKTWVPDTLVKHGGTLDYTLATHPDATWGTAASDAPPSFPGGGDTYFTSTSPSALKVSPGGDAARTDLTVRTLQDRAETVTWKADAPGGLTVTPASGTLAVPSGGTASSALSVAATEGAKEGFRTIPVTLRTASGKELPGAKLTVTVAAKDSVLWNLNNDGVSEDDAKPGANFDGEGWSYSATALAGGGAAPGKTVTSGDFTFTLPGTGAGEPDNIEVAGGGQTLTVPAKDGATRLSLLGSAAEGDTHGTMTLTYTDGTTQQADLGLSDWTLGGGGDKPSFGNTVAVTSAYRDTLGGGKDPVNAYLFATAPVTLASGKTLASVTLPKTSEGGILHVFAATTG, from the coding sequence GTGACGCACCGCAGAAGTCCCGCCCGCACCACGGCCGGTGGCCTCCTGGCCCTCACCGCGGCGACCGCCCTCGGGCTCACCGCGCTCGCCCCGGCCGCCACCGCCGCCACGCCCCAGGCCGCGAAGACCGCCCACACCGCCCTGGTCCGGAACCCGGCCGACTACGTCGACCCCCTCATCGGCTCCTCCAACGCGGGCAACACCTACCCCGGAGCGGTCCGCCCCTTCGGCATGCTCGCGTTCAGCCCCCAGACCACCCGCGGCAACCAGGTCTCCAACCCGGCCCCGGGCGGCTACCAGTACGACGCCACCTCGATCCGCGGCTTCAGCCTCACCCACCTCAACGGCGTGGGCTGTTCCGGCGCGAACGGCGACGTGCCCCTCATGCCCTACCCCGGCGAGGTCACCACCTCGCCCACCGCCGACACGAACGACTCCGTCTACGCCTCCGCCTTCTCGCACGACGACGAGAAGGCGAGCGCGGGCCGCTACGAGGTCAAGCTCGCCAACGGCGCCTCCGCCGCCCTCACCGCGACGGAGCGCACCGGCTCGGGCCGCTTCGGCTTCCCCGCCGACAAGGCCGCGAGCTTCCTCGTCCGCGGCTCCAACGCGGAGTCCGGCAGCGCCGACGCGCGCGTCCACATCGACGCCGCGAAGAAGACCGTCACCGGTTCCATCGACGCCGGCAACTTCTGCGGCCCGCAGAGCGCCAACAACCGCAAGGCGCTCTACACGCTGCACTACACGATCCACTTCGACACCCCCTTCGCGAAGACCGGCACCTGGCAGGACAAGACCCTGCGCCCGGACACCACCGACGCGAGCGGCGGCACCGGCTACAGCTCCAGCGGCAACCCCGTCGCCGGCAAGGGCTCCGGCGCCTACGTCACCTTCCCGAAGGGCACCACCGAGGTCGGCGCGAAGGTCGCGATCTCGTACGTGAGCGACGCGGGCGCCGAGGCCAACCTCCGCGCCGAGAACCCGTCCCGCAAGAGCTTCGAGTCGGTCGCCCGCGACGCGGGCCGGGCCTGGGACAAGGCGCTCGGCGCGATCCAGGTCGGTGGCGGCACGAACGCCCGGTACCGTACCTTCTACACGGCGCTCTACCACTCGATGCTGGAGCCGACCCTCACGAGCGACACCGACGGCCGCTACACGGGCGCCGACGACAAGACGCACCGCCTCTCGCACGGCCAGAAGGCCCAGTACGGCACCTTCTCCGGCTGGGACCAGTACCGGGCGCAGGTGCAGCTCATGTCGCTCCTGAACCCGAAGGCCGGCAGCGACTACGCCCAGTCCCTCTACCAGTACGCCTCCCAGCGGGGCGGCGAGTGGGACCGCTGGCTCCTCCAGCAGGGCAAGACCAGCGTCATGTCGGGTGACCCCGCCGCTCCGGCGCTCGCGGGCATCCACGCCTTCGGCGGCACCGACTTCGACGTCAAGGGCGCGCTCAAGTCCCTCGTCCGGGCCGCGACCGTACCGACCGCCAACGACTCCGACAGCTCCGGCTGCAACGTCGAGTGCGTCGGCCAGCGCCCCGGGCTCGACCAGTACCTCAAGCTCGGCTACGTGCCCGCCGACGACTGCCACTGCTGGGGCGGCGCCGCCGAGACCCTGGAGGACACGGCCGCCGACTACGGCCTCTCCGAACTCGCCCGCGCCACGGGGGACCGCGGGAACCAGAAGAAGTTCCTCGACCGCTCGGGCAACTGGACCAACGTCTTCGACCCGGCCGCGACCCCCGAGGGCGGCTACATCCGCAACCGCAACGCGGACGGCACCTGGGCGGGCGTCTTCACGCCCGGCACGGGCAACGGCTTCGTCGAGGGCACCAGCGCCCGCTACACCTGGATGGTCTACTCCGACGTCGCCCGCCTCGCCCGCGCCATGGGCGGCAACGACAAGGCGACCGCCCGGCTCGACGCCTTCTTCCGCGACAAGGACGGGAAGTTCGACTTCTCCGCCAAGGACGCGACCCGCTACGACCCCACCAACGAACCCGACATCAACACCCCGTACCTCTACAACTACCTGGGCGCCCCCACCAAGACCCAGGAGACCGTCCGCGCCGAGATCGACCAGCTCTGGACCGACACCCCCGGCGGCATCCCCGGCAACGACGACGCGGGCACCATGTCCTCCTGGTACGTGTTCTCCGCCCTCGGCATGTACCCGCAGAACCCCAGCCGCGCCGACCTCGTCCTGACCGCGCCGCTCTTCCCCCGCGCCGTCGTCCGCACCGGCCACGGCAAGCGCATCACGGTCAACGCCCCGGCGGCCGACGACAGCCACACGTACATCCACGGCCTGCGCGTCAACGGCAGGACCAGCACGAAGACCTGGGTCCCCGACACCCTCGTCAAGCACGGCGGCACGCTCGACTACACGCTCGCCACGCACCCCGACGCCACGTGGGGCACGGCAGCCTCGGACGCCCCGCCGTCCTTCCCCGGCGGCGGTGACACGTACTTCACGAGCACGAGCCCGAGCGCCCTCAAGGTCTCGCCCGGCGGCGACGCCGCCCGTACGGACCTCACCGTGCGCACCCTCCAGGACCGCGCCGAGACGGTGACCTGGAAGGCCGACGCGCCCGGGGGACTCACCGTCACCCCCGCGTCCGGCACCCTCGCCGTCCCCTCCGGCGGCACCGCGAGCAGCGCGCTCTCGGTCGCCGCGACCGAGGGCGCGAAGGAGGGCTTCCGCACGATCCCGGTGACTCTGCGCACCGCCTCCGGCAAGGAACTGCCCGGAGCGAAGCTCACCGTCACGGTCGCCGCGAAGGACAGCGTCCTGTGGAACCTCAACAACGACGGCGTCTCCGAGGACGACGCCAAGCCCGGCGCGAACTTCGACGGCGAGGGCTGGAGCTACTCCGCCACCGCCCTCGCCGGGGGCGGCGCCGCCCCCGGCAAGACCGTCACCTCGGGCGACTTCACCTTCACGCTGCCCGGGACCGGCGCGGGTGAGCCCGACAACATCGAGGTCGCCGGCGGCGGCCAGACCCTCACCGTCCCCGCGAAGGACGGCGCCACCCGGCTGAGCCTGCTGGGCAGCGCCGCCGAGGGCGACACGCACGGCACCATGACCCTCACCTACACCGACGGCACGACGCAGCAGGCCGACCTCGGCCTCTCCGACTGGACCCTCGGCGGCGGCGGGGACAAGCCCTCCTTCGGCAACACCGTCGCGGTCACCTCCGCCTACCGCGACACCCTCGGCGGCGGCAAGGACCCCGTCAACGCCTACCTCTTCGCCACCGCCCCCGTGACCCTCGCGAGCGGCAAGACCCTCGCGAGCGTCACCCTCCCGAAGACCAGCGAAGGGGGCATCCTGCACGTCTTCGCCGCCACGACCGGCTGA
- a CDS encoding Clp protease N-terminal domain-containing protein translates to MTEQTPAHRAVRLDDLIDAIKRVHIGPLDQLTDAVLAAEHLGEVADHLIGHFVDQARRSGASWTDIGTSMGVTRQAAQKRFVPKDSGEVAALDPEQGFSRYTPRARKVVVASQTQAREHGHTRIAPAHLLLGLLDEPQSLGVVVLADQGVTREAVREAAEAALPPRGEEDLPTLIPFDAAAKKILELTFREALRLGHNYIGTEHLVLALLEHENGDGLLAGLGVEKERTTELLAGHLRRIQAQVEEARQKEGG, encoded by the coding sequence ATGACGGAGCAGACACCGGCACATCGCGCAGTACGGCTCGATGATCTGATCGACGCCATCAAACGGGTCCACATCGGACCCCTGGACCAGCTCACGGACGCGGTGCTCGCCGCGGAGCACCTCGGGGAGGTCGCGGACCACCTGATCGGCCATTTCGTCGACCAGGCACGCCGTTCGGGCGCCTCCTGGACCGATATCGGCACCTCGATGGGCGTGACGCGGCAGGCGGCGCAGAAGCGCTTCGTACCCAAGGACTCCGGCGAGGTCGCGGCTCTCGATCCCGAGCAGGGCTTCAGCCGTTACACGCCGCGCGCCCGCAAGGTCGTGGTGGCCTCGCAGACGCAGGCACGGGAGCACGGGCACACGCGCATCGCGCCCGCGCACCTCCTCCTCGGCCTGCTCGACGAGCCGCAGAGCCTCGGCGTCGTCGTCCTCGCGGACCAGGGCGTGACGCGCGAGGCGGTGCGGGAGGCGGCGGAGGCGGCGCTGCCGCCGCGCGGTGAGGAGGACCTGCCGACGCTCATCCCCTTCGACGCGGCGGCGAAGAAGATCCTGGAGCTGACCTTCCGCGAGGCCCTGCGCCTCGGCCACAACTACATCGGCACCGAGCACCTGGTCCTCGCCCTCCTGGAGCACGAGAACGGCGACGGCCTCCTCGCGGGTCTCGGCGTGGAGAAGGAACGAACGACGGAACTGCTCGCGGGCCATCTGCGGCGCATCCAGGCGCAGGTGGAGGAGGCGAGGCAGAAGGAAGGGGGCTGA
- a CDS encoding FG-GAP-like repeat-containing protein has product MSWSFSRRLRRLGAVTAALLLCLSAHVLSATVAAADTVEPGSAPPLRSISYNVCGASAACRSELDLPSWTAIVAGQARDWNADSVMLQELCHGQWESLRDALPGYQGVWTKTLDAPGCAKWSGDTGFGLGLFVKSPAVDRFSANLTVPTGQEPRAVLCARGPVQGRTTLTCTTHLAQYITPDNGSAQALAHIDSWAAGLPVTLGGDFNAGPQYAALDPLRAGTPGTGPFAEADENDRDYFTAACLEAGATTCRSGEPTAGGQKFDHVFLSARDFRTVRADAVQPDTGGAGPLSDHLLLRAAAAAESRAPSGVAGDLTGDGRPDLLAVKDDGVLRLYPGLADGRVGTPRIIGLGGWQDAAVSHRGDWTGDGREDVVARVGDALWVYPNTGSGELGKRLAMGGRPTGWTNALPLAAGDVDGDGLPDLLARSSTGLWLHRGAAAEAGNPSFAARAAVRIGGPEWAGYDVLLPGDMDEDGRADVEARDRATGRLLAYPSRGAEPLPTPRQLTGEALPTAARRLLVSPGDVTGDGSPDLWSTVASGGVEDLQILPGTATGTGTARTVGAGGWQWINSLG; this is encoded by the coding sequence ATGTCCTGGTCGTTCTCACGAAGATTGCGGCGCCTCGGCGCCGTCACCGCCGCCCTCTTGTTGTGCCTGTCGGCACACGTACTGTCCGCCACCGTAGCCGCAGCCGACACGGTGGAGCCCGGCAGCGCGCCACCCCTGCGCAGCATCAGTTACAACGTGTGCGGGGCCTCCGCGGCGTGCCGCAGCGAGCTTGATCTCCCCTCGTGGACGGCGATCGTCGCCGGGCAGGCACGGGACTGGAACGCGGACTCGGTCATGCTTCAGGAGCTGTGCCACGGGCAGTGGGAGTCCTTGCGCGACGCCCTGCCCGGGTATCAGGGCGTCTGGACCAAAACCCTGGACGCCCCCGGCTGCGCCAAGTGGTCCGGCGACACGGGCTTCGGACTCGGCCTCTTCGTGAAGTCCCCCGCCGTCGACCGCTTCTCCGCCAATCTGACAGTGCCCACGGGACAGGAGCCGCGCGCAGTGCTCTGCGCCCGGGGACCCGTGCAGGGCCGTACGACACTGACCTGCACGACGCATCTGGCGCAGTACATCACCCCCGACAACGGTTCCGCGCAGGCCCTCGCGCACATCGACTCCTGGGCGGCCGGGCTGCCGGTGACTCTGGGCGGCGACTTCAACGCCGGGCCTCAGTACGCCGCGCTGGACCCGCTGCGCGCCGGTACCCCCGGCACCGGGCCGTTCGCGGAGGCGGACGAGAACGACCGCGACTATTTCACCGCCGCCTGCCTGGAGGCAGGGGCCACGACATGCCGCTCGGGAGAGCCCACCGCCGGAGGCCAGAAGTTCGACCACGTGTTCCTGAGCGCCCGGGACTTCCGCACAGTGCGCGCGGACGCCGTCCAGCCGGACACGGGCGGAGCCGGGCCTCTCTCCGACCACCTCCTCCTGCGGGCGGCGGCCGCGGCGGAGTCGCGCGCGCCCTCCGGCGTGGCCGGGGACCTCACCGGTGACGGACGGCCTGATCTCCTCGCGGTCAAGGACGACGGAGTCCTGCGCCTCTACCCGGGGCTCGCCGACGGACGAGTCGGCACGCCACGGATCATCGGACTGGGGGGCTGGCAAGACGCGGCGGTGAGCCACCGGGGCGACTGGACCGGGGACGGGAGGGAGGACGTCGTGGCGCGGGTCGGAGACGCCTTGTGGGTCTATCCGAACACCGGCTCCGGCGAACTGGGGAAACGGCTGGCGATGGGAGGCAGGCCCACCGGCTGGACGAACGCGCTGCCACTCGCGGCCGGCGACGTCGACGGCGACGGCCTGCCGGACCTATTGGCCCGCAGCAGCACGGGGCTGTGGTTGCACCGAGGTGCTGCGGCCGAGGCGGGAAACCCCTCCTTCGCCGCGCGCGCCGCCGTGCGGATCGGCGGGCCCGAGTGGGCGGGATACGACGTGCTTCTGCCCGGTGACATGGACGAGGACGGGCGGGCCGATGTGGAGGCGCGCGACCGGGCGACGGGGCGGTTGCTGGCCTACCCGAGTCGGGGCGCCGAACCGCTGCCGACGCCACGTCAGCTGACGGGCGAAGCCTTGCCGACGGCCGCGCGCCGTCTCCTGGTCTCCCCCGGTGACGTGACGGGCGACGGGAGCCCCGACCTCTGGAGCACGGTGGCCTCCGGCGGCGTCGAGGACCTCCAAATCCTCCCCGGCACGGCGACGGGCACCGGCACGGCGCGGACCGTGGGGGCTGGCGGCTGGCAGTGGATCAACTCCCTCGGGTAG
- a CDS encoding (2Fe-2S)-binding protein: MTAPTPAGLLARLAPLGPYFAVATTPPPDAASYRPLTALPGAAFDDWTARVGARLGTGAGRVAASTVHLGHVARLWSLALGAVALGGGVPDLGPDRLRFTLSPEGAPSLWADEPTARPADEDPVPALHTLLTAHLAPLHAHLRTRYGLSPHTLRGNTASALTGTVRVLLDRVPEAPRNPGPLAARLLSTPDLGDNGTYLYDPDLGVAYRRNSCCLYYRTPRGTLCGDCVLHGARGRRG, from the coding sequence ATGACGGCCCCCACCCCCGCCGGCCTCCTCGCCCGGCTCGCCCCGCTCGGCCCCTACTTCGCCGTCGCCACCACGCCACCGCCCGACGCGGCCTCCTACCGCCCCCTCACCGCCCTCCCCGGAGCCGCCTTCGACGACTGGACCGCCCGCGTCGGCGCCCGCCTCGGCACGGGCGCGGGGCGCGTCGCGGCCTCGACCGTGCACCTCGGGCACGTCGCCCGGCTGTGGTCCCTCGCCCTCGGCGCCGTGGCGCTCGGCGGCGGCGTCCCCGACCTCGGCCCCGACCGGCTCCGCTTCACCCTCTCGCCCGAGGGCGCGCCGAGCCTGTGGGCGGACGAGCCGACCGCCCGCCCCGCCGACGAGGACCCCGTCCCCGCCCTGCACACCCTCCTCACCGCCCACCTCGCCCCGCTCCACGCCCACCTGCGCACCCGCTACGGCCTCTCCCCGCACACCCTGCGCGGCAACACCGCCTCCGCCCTGACCGGCACGGTCCGCGTCCTCCTCGACCGTGTCCCCGAGGCGCCCCGGAACCCCGGCCCCCTCGCGGCCCGCCTCCTGAGTACCCCGGACCTGGGCGACAACGGCACCTACCTGTACGACCCCGACCTCGGCGTCGCTTACCGCCGCAACAGTTGCTGCCTCTACTACCGCACCCCCCGCGGCACCCTGTGCGGCGACTGCGTCCTCCACGGGGCACGGGGGCGCAGGGGCTGA
- the opcA gene encoding glucose-6-phosphate dehydrogenase assembly protein OpcA → MRIDLTDTTASDINKALVSARRALGTPTVGRVLTLLVVTDEEDAYDALRAAGASAREHPARILLVIRRTSRSPHRRAYARLDAEVRVGADDAGAGEIVVLRLYGEVGKHADSVVLPLLLPDVPVVAWWPYGAPENPAADPLGALARRRITDAYASENPVAFLAGLRRSYTPGDTDLAWTRLTLWRSTLAAALDQVPGPVRSARVESEADNPSAELLARWLGVRLGVEVERVVTGGPVITAVRLGTAAGELSVERPDGPLASLALPGRPPRPLALQVRALPELLSEELRRLDPDEAYAEALHAEAGADATS, encoded by the coding sequence ATGAGGATCGATCTCACCGACACCACTGCCAGCGACATCAACAAGGCCCTCGTGTCCGCCCGGCGGGCGCTCGGCACCCCGACGGTGGGACGGGTGCTGACCCTGCTCGTCGTCACGGACGAGGAGGACGCGTACGACGCGCTGCGCGCCGCGGGCGCCTCCGCGCGCGAGCACCCCGCGCGCATCCTGCTCGTCATCCGCCGCACCTCCCGCTCCCCGCACCGCCGCGCATACGCGCGCCTCGACGCCGAGGTGCGCGTGGGCGCGGACGACGCGGGCGCGGGCGAGATCGTGGTGCTGCGGCTGTACGGGGAGGTCGGCAAGCACGCCGACTCGGTGGTGCTGCCGCTGCTGCTCCCCGACGTCCCGGTCGTGGCCTGGTGGCCGTACGGCGCCCCGGAGAACCCGGCGGCCGATCCGCTGGGCGCCCTCGCCCGGCGGCGCATCACCGACGCGTACGCGTCCGAGAACCCGGTGGCCTTCCTCGCCGGGCTGCGCCGCTCGTACACGCCCGGCGACACGGACCTCGCGTGGACGCGGCTCACGCTGTGGCGCTCGACGCTCGCCGCCGCGCTCGACCAGGTGCCGGGGCCGGTGCGGTCCGCCAGGGTGGAGAGCGAGGCGGACAACCCGAGCGCGGAGCTTCTCGCGCGCTGGCTGGGGGTGCGGCTCGGGGTCGAGGTCGAGCGGGTCGTCACGGGTGGTCCGGTGATCACGGCCGTACGGCTCGGCACGGCGGCCGGGGAGCTGAGTGTGGAGCGTCCCGATGGCCCGCTCGCGAGCCTCGCGCTGCCCGGCCGCCCGCCCCGCCCGCTCGCCCTCCAGGTGCGCGCGCTGCCCGAACTGCTCTCGGAGGAGCTGCGGCGGCTCGACCCGGACGAGGCGTACGCGGAGGCGCTGCACGCGGAGGCGGGGGCGGACGCGACGTCCTGA
- a CDS encoding aldo/keto reductase, which produces MRLRTLLPGRLGFGTAPLGNMFRAIPEEEARATLRAAWDQGIRYYDSAPFYGAGLAEIRLGEMLAEHPRDSYVLSTKVGRVILDEVEDPAARDLGEKGGLFEHGRPNKIVDDYSADATYRSIEDSLKRLGTDRLDIVWVHDIAQDFHGDRWLAQFETARTGAFRVLSKLREEGVIKAWGLGVNRVEPVELTLDLDEPRPDGFLLAGRYTLLDHARALQRVLPTATEQGVDLVVGGPYSSGVLAGGAHFEYQEAPREIVERVGRIRELTERHGISVKAAALQFALAHPASVAAIPGATRPSRIAEDLGALDERVPAAFWAELRESGLLSPEAPLPSA; this is translated from the coding sequence ATGCGTCTGCGCACTCTGCTTCCCGGCCGGCTCGGTTTCGGGACGGCCCCGCTCGGCAACATGTTCCGCGCGATCCCCGAGGAGGAGGCCCGCGCCACTCTGCGGGCCGCCTGGGACCAGGGCATCCGGTACTACGACAGCGCCCCCTTCTACGGCGCGGGGCTCGCCGAGATCCGGCTCGGCGAGATGCTCGCGGAGCACCCCAGGGACTCGTACGTGCTCTCGACGAAGGTCGGCCGCGTCATCCTCGACGAGGTCGAGGACCCGGCCGCGCGCGACCTCGGCGAGAAGGGCGGCCTCTTCGAGCACGGCCGCCCGAACAAGATCGTCGACGACTACTCGGCGGACGCCACGTACCGTTCGATCGAGGACAGCCTCAAGCGGCTCGGCACCGACCGGCTCGACATCGTGTGGGTCCACGACATCGCGCAGGACTTCCACGGCGACCGCTGGCTCGCCCAGTTCGAGACCGCCCGCACGGGTGCCTTCCGCGTCCTGTCGAAGCTGCGCGAGGAGGGCGTGATCAAGGCGTGGGGGCTCGGCGTCAACCGGGTGGAGCCCGTCGAGCTGACCCTGGACCTGGACGAGCCGCGTCCCGACGGCTTCCTCCTCGCCGGGCGCTACACGCTCCTCGACCACGCCCGCGCCCTCCAGCGCGTGCTGCCCACCGCCACCGAGCAGGGTGTCGACCTGGTCGTCGGCGGTCCGTACAGCTCCGGTGTCCTCGCGGGCGGCGCCCACTTCGAGTACCAGGAGGCTCCGCGCGAGATCGTCGAACGCGTCGGGCGCATCCGCGAGCTGACCGAGCGGCACGGCATTTCCGTCAAGGCGGCGGCGCTCCAGTTCGCGCTGGCCCACCCCGCCTCGGTCGCGGCGATCCCGGGAGCGACGCGTCCCTCGCGCATCGCCGAGGACCTCGGGGCGCTCGACGAGCGTGTGCCCGCCGCCTTCTGGGCGGAGCTGCGCGAGAGCGGGTTGCTGAGCCCCGAGGCCCCGCTGCCCAGCGCCTGA
- a CDS encoding SRPBCC family protein, with translation MASTSVSRLVPADPDTVWRLVGGFHDLPDWLPYIPESTPQEGGRARRLRNADGGTIVERMTAFNDRERHYTYTILEAPFPVRGYLSTLRVHEVPGAPGSAEVEWTGRFAPDGVSEEEAVALFTGIYSEGLAALETALTA, from the coding sequence ATGGCTTCCACCTCCGTGAGCCGCCTCGTCCCTGCGGACCCCGACACCGTCTGGCGCCTCGTCGGCGGCTTCCACGACCTGCCCGACTGGCTCCCGTACATCCCCGAGAGCACCCCGCAGGAAGGGGGCCGCGCCCGACGGCTGCGCAACGCGGACGGCGGGACGATCGTCGAGCGCATGACCGCCTTCAACGACCGCGAGCGCCACTACACGTACACGATCCTCGAAGCGCCCTTCCCGGTACGGGGCTACCTCTCGACCCTGCGCGTGCACGAGGTGCCCGGCGCTCCCGGCAGCGCCGAGGTCGAGTGGACGGGCCGCTTCGCGCCGGACGGGGTGAGCGAGGAGGAGGCGGTCGCCCTCTTCACCGGCATCTACAGCGAGGGCCTCGCGGCGCTGGAGACGGCGCTCACCGCCTGA
- a CDS encoding SigE family RNA polymerase sigma factor → MKPTVERDQEFTEFVRAHRAGLVRLAVLLLSGDQGRAEDAVQTALTRLYLAWPRIRGRNPVAYARRCVVNATIDDHRIVFRRREQVHAQVPDTAGPEQPYTDYADLRALLGCLPARTRAAVVLRYVEGLDVEAAAQVMGCSKATVRSQSSRGLVRLRKVLPQPSNTSH, encoded by the coding sequence GTGAAGCCGACTGTTGAACGGGATCAGGAATTCACCGAGTTCGTGCGGGCGCACCGTGCCGGGCTGGTCCGGTTGGCGGTGCTGCTGCTGTCCGGGGATCAGGGGCGGGCCGAGGACGCGGTGCAGACGGCACTGACCCGCCTTTACCTGGCATGGCCGCGTATACGCGGGCGGAATCCCGTTGCGTACGCGCGTCGTTGCGTGGTGAACGCCACGATCGACGACCACCGCATCGTCTTCCGCCGACGTGAGCAGGTCCATGCGCAGGTGCCCGATACAGCCGGGCCGGAACAGCCCTACACCGACTACGCGGACCTGCGGGCCCTGCTGGGTTGCCTTCCGGCGCGGACGCGGGCGGCTGTCGTTCTCCGCTACGTCGAGGGCCTTGACGTAGAAGCCGCTGCTCAGGTCATGGGCTGCAGCAAGGCAACGGTGAGAAGCCAGAGCAGCCGTGGACTGGTGAGGCTCCGCAAAGTACTCCCCCAACCTTCGAACACTTCCCACTGA
- the dhaK gene encoding dihydroxyacetone kinase subunit DhaK, translating into MKMLINVAETVVADALRGLAAAHPELTVDIENRVVVRRDAPVAGKVALVSGGGSGHEPLHAGFVGPGMLDAACPGEVFTSPVPDQMVRAAAAVDSGAGVLFIVKNYTGDVLNFDMAAELAEEEGIAIAKVLVDDDVAVTDSLYTAGRRGTGATLFVEKIAGAAADERRPLAEIADLATRVNAASRSFGVALSAVSTPAKGGPTFDLPPGELELGVGIHGEPGRERRPMMTSGEIADHAVHAVLDDLGGDGPVLLLVNGMGGTPLLELYGFTAEVHRVLGERGVPVARSLVGNYVTSLDMAGASVTVCRADEEMLRLWDAPVATAGLRWGR; encoded by the coding sequence GTGAAGATGCTGATCAACGTCGCGGAGACCGTCGTCGCCGACGCCCTGCGCGGCCTCGCCGCCGCGCATCCCGAACTGACCGTGGACATCGAGAACCGGGTCGTGGTGCGGCGCGACGCGCCTGTCGCCGGGAAGGTCGCGCTCGTCTCCGGGGGCGGCTCGGGGCACGAACCGCTCCACGCGGGTTTCGTGGGGCCCGGGATGCTCGACGCGGCGTGCCCCGGCGAGGTCTTCACCTCGCCCGTGCCCGATCAGATGGTGCGCGCCGCCGCCGCGGTGGACAGCGGTGCCGGGGTGCTCTTCATCGTGAAGAACTACACCGGGGACGTCCTCAACTTCGACATGGCGGCGGAACTCGCCGAGGAGGAGGGCATCGCGATCGCGAAGGTCCTCGTCGACGACGACGTGGCCGTCACCGACAGCCTGTACACGGCCGGGCGGCGCGGTACGGGCGCGACGCTCTTCGTCGAGAAGATCGCGGGCGCCGCGGCGGACGAACGCCGCCCGCTCGCCGAGATCGCGGACCTCGCGACGCGCGTCAACGCCGCCTCGCGCAGCTTCGGCGTCGCGCTCTCCGCCGTGAGCACCCCCGCCAAGGGCGGCCCCACCTTCGACCTGCCGCCCGGCGAGCTGGAACTCGGCGTCGGCATCCATGGCGAACCCGGCCGGGAGCGGCGCCCGATGATGACCTCGGGCGAGATCGCCGACCACGCCGTGCACGCTGTGCTCGACGACCTCGGCGGTGACGGGCCCGTGCTGCTCCTCGTCAACGGTATGGGCGGCACCCCGCTCCTGGAGCTGTACGGGTTCACCGCCGAGGTGCACCGCGTCCTCGGCGAGCGCGGCGTCCCGGTGGCGCGCTCCCTCGTCGGCAACTACGTCACGTCCCTCGACATGGCGGGCGCCTCGGTGACGGTGTGCCGGGCGGACGAGGAGATGCTGCGCCTGTGGGACGCGCCGGTCGCCACGGCGGGGCTGCGCTGGGGGCGCTGA